From Syngnathus scovelli strain Florida chromosome 14, RoL_Ssco_1.2, whole genome shotgun sequence, one genomic window encodes:
- the uggt1 gene encoding UDP-glucose:glycoprotein glucosyltransferase 1 isoform X3 produces the protein MTPGSSEAGFGWTMWLLWILLLSPLAAASGGGADSKAVTTTLTTKWADTPLLLEASEFLAEESQDKFWDFVEASQNIEDHDANTDQAYYEVIVQTASALLSSVQVNMLKFALSLRAYSATVHSFQQIASNEPPPAGCSAFFSVHGEKTCNPDNLIGLLKTASQRPKPYLFKGDHKYPGSKSDAPVVILYAELGKAQFRELHLAVVDKVGEGLATYVLRHYVANPSAKKVSLSGYGVELAIKNQEYKAKDDTQVQGGEGNATMIRENDPVDEVQGFLFGRLKTLYPELKEQLKELRKHLVESTNEMAPLKVWEMQDLSFQTAARILAAPAAEALNVMKDLSQNFPNKARSITKTVVSAEIRKEIGENQKFFKGTLGLHPGDSALFINGLHIDLDSQDIFSVFEVLRSEAQVMDGLRSLRIDTPYIHDILKLNVQPTDSDYAVDIRNPAISWINNLEIDHKYSSWPYNVQELLRPTFPGVIRQIRKNFHNLVIILDPTQESAVELLSVAEMFYSNNIPLRIGLVFVVSDEDNINGMEDAGVALLRAYNYISDEVDSHSAFDAVVSMFNHVPSGGRLTVSNVIKVLEKRFPYVEVSSVLGADSTYDNNRKEGRAYYEQTGVGPLPVVMYNGIPFPREHLEPDELETVTMQKILETTSFYQRAVYLGELASDHDVVDFIMNQPNVVPRINSRVLSTTRTYLDLSDTNNHFVDDYARFSTLNMREKSTAVANSINYMTKKADDGYIRPVTFWVVGDFDMPSGRRLLYDAIRHMKTSNNVRLGMISNPSAEVSAESSRVTRAIWAAMQTQSANNAKNFITKMAKEDTAAALLKGTDITEFAVGGMDLSLFKSAYESHKFDFLLSHAAYCRDVLKLKKGQRAVISNGRIIGPLEEEEVFNQDDFLLLESIILKTSGQRIKTKVQQFGIEEDRASDLVMKVDALLSSQPKGEARIEYSFADDRHSAVKIRPKEGDVYFDVIAVVDPVTRDTQKLAPFLMVLKQLVNVNLRVFMNCQSKLSDMPLKSFYRYVLEAEVAFQADGSFSPGPMAQFLDMPQSPLFTLNLNTPESWMVESVRTRYDLDNIYLEEVENVVEAQYELEHLLLEGHCFDVSSGQPPRGLQFTLGTASEPVIVDTIVMANLGYFQLKANPGAWNLKLRKGRSDEIYKIYSHDGTDSPTDSDDIIVVLNNFKSRIIKVKVQKKADKFNEELLSDSSAEENDTGFWKSLTRGFTGGKKTEEAKQDKEDVINIFSVASGHLYERFLRIMMLSVLKNTKTPVKFWFLKNYLSPTFKEFIPHMAKKYGFQYELVQYKWPRWLHQQTEKQRIIWGYKILFLDVLFPLAVDKILFVDADQIVRTDLKELRDFDLEGAPYGYTPFCESRREMDGYRFWKSGYWASHLAGRKYHISALYVVDLKKFRKIAAGDRLRGQYQGLSQDPNSLSNLDQDLPNNMIHQVPIKSLPQEWLWCETWCDNASKKKAKTIDLCNNPMTKEPKLQAAVRIVTEWSDYDQEVKRLQMLVQQEVTQKNPTAESSSTDNHTEL, from the exons ATGACTCCAGGAAGCTCCGAAGCCGGCTTCG GCTGGACGATGTGGCTTCTGTGGATCTTACTATTGTCGCCGCTCGCCGCAGCTTCTGGTGGCGGGGCAGACTCCAAGGCTGTCACCACCACCCTCACCACTAAgtgggctgacacgcctctgctCCTGGAGGCCAG tgAGTTCCTGGCAGAGGAGAGCCAGGATAAATTTTGGGACTTTGTTGAAGCCAGTCAGAACATAGAGGACCATGACG CCAACACAGACCAGGCCTATTACGAGGTGATAGTGCAGACAGCAAGCGCCTTGCTCAGCTCTGTCCAAGTCAACATGCTCAAGTTCGCCCTGTCCCTCAGAGCCTACTCGGCAACAGTGCACTCCTTCCAGCAG ATTGCATCCAATGAGCCTCCTCCTGCCGGCTGTTCAGCCTTTTTCAGCGTCCACGGAGAGAAGACATGCAATCCTGACAACTTGATAGGACTCTTGAAAACGGCGTCACAAAG GCCCAAGCCTTATCTTTTTAAAGGCGACCATAAATATCCCGGATCAAAGTCGGACGCTCCCGTCGTCATCCTCTACGCCGAGTTGGGGAAAGCGCAATTCCGGGAGCTTCACCTGGCCGTCGTGGACAAAGTcggcgaaggcctggccacttACGTGCTCCGTCATTACGTTGCC AATCCAAGCGCAAAGAAGGTCTCTCTCTCCGGATATGGAGTGGAGTTGGCCATCAAAAACCAAGAGTACAAGGCTAAGGATGACACACAAGTCCAAG GGGGGGAGGGGAACGCCACGATGATCAGAGAGAACGATCCGGTGGATGAGGTCCAGGGATTCCTTTTCGGCCGACTCAA GACACTATACCCAGAATTGAAAGAACAGCTGAAGGAGCTGAGGAAACATTTAGTGGAAAGCACCAATGAAATGGCACCACTCAAAGTCTGGGAGATGCAAG ACTTGAGTTTCCAGACAGCTGCCCGCATCCtggctgccccagcagccgaagCCCTTAATGTTATGAAGGACCTCAGTCAGAACTTCCCCAACAAGGCCAG GTCCATCACCAAAACAGTGGTCAGCGCCGAGATACGCAAAGAGATTGGCGAAAACCAGAAG TTCTTCAAAGGAACGCTGGGGCTGCACCCAGGCGACTCTGCCTTGTTCATCAACGGCCTGCACATCGATCTGGACTCACAAGACATTTTCAG CGTGTTTGAGGTGCTGCGCAGCGAGGCGCAAGTGATGGACGGTCTTCGCTCGCTGCGCATCGACACGCCTTACATCCACGACATCCTCAAGCTCAACGTGCAGCCGACAGACTCCGACTACGCCGTCGACATCCGCAACCCCGCCATTAGC TGGATTAACAACTTGGAGATCGACCACAAGTACAGCTCATGGCCTTATAATGTTCAGGAGTTACTCAGGCCCACCTTCCCCGGAGTGATCAGGCAGATCCGCAAGAACTTCCACAATCTG GTGATCATTCTGGATCCGACTCAGGAGAGCGCCGTGGAGCTGCTAAGTGTCGCAGAGATGTTCTATTCCAACAACATCCCGCTCAG GATCGGGCTTGTGTTTGTGGTGTCGGATGAAGACAACATCAACGGAATGGAGGACGCGGGCGTGGCCCTGCTGCGCGCTTACAACTACATCAGCGACGAGGTGGACAGCCACAGCGCTTTCGACGCAGTCGTCTCG ATGTTCAACCATGTCCCTTCTGGAGGGCGACTGACGGTCAGCAATGTGATTAAAGTTCTGGAGAAGAGGTTCCCCTACGTGGAGGTCAGCAGCGTCCTGGGAGCCGACTCCACCTACGACAATAACAGAAAG GAAGGACGGGCCTACTATGAGCAAACCGGGGTGGGCCCACTACCGGTGGTCATGTACAACGGAATACCGTTTCCGCGCGAGCACCTGGAGCCGGACGAACTGGAGACGGTCACCATGCAGAAGATCCTGGAGACCACTTCTTTCTACCAGAGGGCCGTCTACTTG GGCGAGCTGGCCAGCGATCACGACGTGGTGGACTTCATCATGAACCAGCCCAACGTCGTCCCTCGCATCAACTCCCGAGTGCTGTCCACCACCAGAACCTACCTGGACCTCTCCGACACCA acAACCATTTTGTGGACGATTACGCTCGCTTCTCCACGCTGAACATGCGGGAGAAGAGCACCGCCGTGGCCAACAGCATCAATTACATGACCAAGAAAG CAGATGATGGCTACATTCGGCCTGTGACCTTCTGGGTGGTGGGAGACTTCGACATGCCTTCAGGACGCCGCCTCCTCTATGATGCCATCAGACACATG AAAACGAGCAACAACGTACGCCTCGGCATGATCAGCAACCCGTCGGCCGAGGTGTCGGCCGAGTCGAGCCGCGTGACGCGCGCCATCTGGGCCGCCATGCAGACGCAGTCCGCCAACAACGCCAAGAACTTTATCACCAAAATGGCCAAAGAGGACACGGCAGCAGCGCTGCTCAAAGGAACCGACATTACAGAGTTCGCTGTTGGG GGGATGGACTTGTCATTGTTCAAGAGTGCATACGAGAGTCACAAATTTGACTTCCTGCTGTCCCACGCCGCCTACTGCCGAGACGTCCTCAAGCTAAAGAAGGGCCAGCGAGCCGTCATCAGCAACGGCCGA ATTATCGGGccactggaggaggaggaggttttCAACCAAGATGACTTCCTCCTGCTGGAGAGCATCATCCTCAAAACTTCAGGCCAGCGCATCAAAACCAAAGTGCAGCAGTTTGGCATCGAGGaggacag GGCCAGCGACCTGGTGATGAAGGTGGACGCTCTGCTCTCGTCTCAGCCCAAAGGGGAGGCGCGCATCGAGTATAGCTTTGCCGACGACCGCCACAG TGCTGTGAAGATCCGCCCCAAGGAAGGAGACGTATACTTTGACGTCATCGCCGTGGTAGATCCTGTGACGCGGGATACTCAGAAACTGGCTCCTTTCCTGATG GTTCTCAAGCAGCTCGTCAACGTCAACCTGCGCGTCTTCATGAACTGCCAGTCCAAACTTTCTGACATGCCTCTCAAGAG TTTTTACCGCTATGTGCTGGAAGCCGAGGTGGCGTTCCAGGCGGACGGCAGCTTCTCTCCCGGCCCCATGGCGCAGTTCCTGGACATGCCCCAGTCGCCGCTTTTCACACTGAATCTCAACACTCCGGAAAGCTGGATGGTGGAGTCCGTGCGCACGCGTTACGACTTAGACAACATCTACCTAGAGGAG GTGgagaacgttgtagaggcgcagTACGAGCTGGAGCACCTTCTCCTGGAGGGTCACTGTTTCGACGTCAGCTCGGGCCAGCCGCCGCGCGGCCTCCAGTTCACGCTGGGCACCGCCTCCGAGCCCGTCATTGTGGACACTATCGTCATGGCGAACCTT GGTTATTTCCAGCTCAAGGCCAATCCGGGTGCCTGGAACCTGAAGCTGAGGAAAGGCAGATCTGATGAAATCTATAAGATTTACAG TCACGACGGGACGGACTCTCCGACAGACTCTGATGACATCATTGTGGTCCTGAATAACTTCAAGAGCCGAATCATTAAGGTCAAG GTCCAGAAGAAAGCAGACAAGTTCAACGAGGAGCTGCTAAGCGACAGCAGCGCCGAGGAGAACGACACCGGCTTCTGGAAGTCTCTGACTAG AGGCTTCACGGGCGGCAAGAAGACAGAGGAGGCCAAGCAAGATAAAGAGGATGTCATCAACATCTTCTCTGTGGCCTCGGGTCACCTGTACGAGCGCTTCCTCAGGATCATGATGCTGTCGGTCCTGAAGAACACCAAGACGCCCGTCAAGTTCTGGTTCCTCAAGAACTACCTGTCGCCAACCTTCAAG GAGTTCATCCCCCACATGGCCAAGAAGTACGGCTTCCAGTACGAGCTGGTGCAGTACAAGTGGCCCCGCTGGCTTCACCAGCAGACGGAGAAGCAGAGAATCATCTGGGGCTACAAAATCCTCTTCCTGGATGTCCTGTTCCCGCTCGCCGTTGACAAGATCCTCTTTGTGGATGCTGACCAG ATCGTGCGTACTGACCTGAAGGAGCTGCGGGACTTTGATCTGGAAGGGGCGCCGTACGGCTACACGCCTTTCTGCGAGAGCAGACGGGAGATGGACGGTTATCGATTCTGGAAGTCCGGATACTGGGCCAGTCATTTGGCAGGACGCAAGTACCACATCAG CGCCCTCTATGTCGTGGACCTGAAGAAGTTCAGGAAGATAGCAGCAGGGGATCGACTACGTGGTCAGTATCAAGGCCTCAGCCAGGACCCCAACAGTCTGTCCAACCTGGACCAG GATCTTCCAAACAACATGATCCACCAAGTGCCCATCAAGTCACTGCCTCAGGAGTGGTTGTGGTGTGAGACGTGGTGCGACAACGCCTCCAAGAAAAAGGCCAAAACTATAGACTTG TGTAACAACCCAATGACGAAGGAGCCCAAGCTTCAGGCGGCCGTGCGGATCGTGACCGAGTGGAGCGACTACGACCAGGAGGTCAAACGACTGCAGATGCTCGTCCAACAGGAAGTGACACAGAAAAATCCCACAGCAGAGTCGTCCAGCACAG ACAATCACACGGAGCTGTAA